One Actinospica robiniae DSM 44927 genomic region harbors:
- a CDS encoding DUF2891 domain-containing protein has protein sequence MSLDLETAAERRRALLADQAAGFAATAVENLRREFPYHLSRLMRRPGDFAHAPRDIHPAFSSSFDWHSCVEMHWVLVRLLRTLPGVLDEAEIRSVLEANLTTANLAVEAASFRAGLRPARPYGWGWALALTDELAGWDDPDGRRWAAAMTPLTDAIVEAFLAYLPKSPYPSRRGAHSNTAFGLRISLDFARRSADAGDPGLLECIRDAVERWYAADADYPGAWEPDASDFLSPALVEAELVTELWEPERALPWLDAFLPGIAEGMPKQLFTVAMVGDDSDGQIAHLHGLNLSRAWCWRRLAEHLPAADARIPVMLEAAARHAEPELANVSGSDYMIEHWLAAYAVLYLI, from the coding sequence ATGAGCCTTGACCTCGAGACCGCGGCGGAACGGCGGCGCGCGCTGCTGGCCGATCAGGCGGCCGGTTTCGCCGCGACGGCGGTGGAGAACCTGCGGCGGGAGTTCCCCTACCATCTGTCCCGCCTGATGCGGCGGCCGGGCGATTTCGCGCACGCGCCGCGGGACATCCACCCCGCCTTCTCCAGCTCTTTCGACTGGCACTCCTGCGTGGAGATGCACTGGGTGCTGGTGCGGCTGCTGCGCACCCTCCCGGGCGTGCTGGACGAGGCGGAGATCCGGAGCGTGCTGGAGGCCAACCTCACCACCGCGAATCTGGCCGTCGAGGCCGCCAGCTTCCGCGCCGGGCTGCGTCCGGCGCGGCCGTACGGATGGGGCTGGGCGCTCGCGCTCACCGACGAGCTGGCCGGCTGGGACGACCCGGACGGGCGGCGCTGGGCGGCCGCGATGACGCCGCTGACCGACGCCATCGTCGAGGCCTTCCTCGCCTACCTGCCGAAGAGCCCGTATCCCAGCCGCCGCGGCGCGCACTCGAACACCGCCTTCGGCCTGCGGATCAGCCTGGACTTCGCCCGCCGAAGCGCGGACGCGGGCGATCCGGGGCTGCTGGAGTGCATCCGCGACGCGGTGGAACGCTGGTACGCCGCAGACGCCGACTACCCGGGGGCCTGGGAGCCCGACGCCTCCGACTTCCTCTCCCCCGCGCTGGTCGAGGCCGAGTTGGTGACGGAGCTGTGGGAGCCGGAGCGCGCGCTGCCCTGGCTCGACGCCTTCCTTCCGGGGATCGCCGAGGGCATGCCGAAGCAGCTGTTCACCGTCGCCATGGTCGGTGACGACAGCGACGGCCAGATCGCCCACCTGCACGGCCTGAACCTGAGCCGGGCCTGGTGCTGGCGACGGCTGGCCGAGCACCTGCCCGCCGCGGACGCGCGCATCCCGGTCATGCTCGAAGCAGCCGCCCGCCACGCCGAGCCCGAGCTGGCCAACGTCAGCGGCTCCGACTACATGATCGAACACTGGCTGGCAGCCTACGCAGTGCTCTACCTGATCTGA